A portion of the Micromonospora tarapacensis genome contains these proteins:
- a CDS encoding electron transfer flavoprotein subunit beta/FixA family protein translates to MNIVVLVKQVPDSGADRNLRPDDNTVDRGSANNVINEMDEYAIEEALKIKEAHGGEVTILTMGPDRATESIRKALSMGPDKAVHVVDDALHGSCAVATSKVLAAALGQLDADLVLCGSESTDGRVQVMPHMLAERLGIAALTGARKLTVDGATLTVERQTEEGYEVITASTPAIVSVWDTINEPRYPSFKGIMAAKKKPVQSLALADLGVTPGEVGLDGATSAVVEHSKRPPRSGGVKVTDEGSGGAQLVEFLATEKFV, encoded by the coding sequence ATGAACATCGTCGTACTCGTCAAGCAGGTGCCCGATTCGGGCGCGGACCGCAACCTGCGTCCTGACGACAACACTGTCGACCGCGGTTCGGCGAACAACGTCATAAACGAGATGGACGAGTACGCCATCGAGGAGGCGTTGAAGATCAAGGAGGCGCACGGCGGCGAGGTGACGATCCTGACCATGGGGCCGGATCGGGCCACCGAGTCGATCCGTAAGGCGCTGTCGATGGGCCCGGACAAGGCGGTGCACGTGGTGGACGACGCCCTGCACGGGTCGTGCGCCGTGGCGACCTCGAAGGTGCTCGCCGCCGCACTCGGGCAGCTCGACGCCGACCTGGTGCTCTGCGGTTCGGAATCGACCGACGGCCGGGTGCAGGTCATGCCGCACATGCTCGCCGAGCGGCTGGGCATCGCGGCGCTGACCGGCGCCCGCAAGCTCACGGTCGACGGGGCCACGCTGACCGTGGAGCGGCAGACCGAGGAGGGCTACGAGGTAATCACCGCCTCGACCCCGGCCATCGTCTCGGTGTGGGACACGATCAACGAGCCGCGGTACCCGTCGTTCAAGGGCATCATGGCCGCGAAGAAGAAGCCGGTGCAGAGCCTCGCCCTGGCCGACCTGGGCGTGACCCCCGGTGAGGTGGGTCTCGACGGCGCCACCAGCGCCGTGGTGGAGCACAGTAAGCGACCGCCGCGCTCGGGTGGCGTGAAGGTCACCGACGAGGGTTCCGGCGGCGCGCAGCTCGTCGAGTTCCTCGCCACCGAGAAGTTCGTGTGA
- a CDS encoding electron transfer flavoprotein subunit alpha/FixB family protein has protein sequence MSEVLVVVEATREFGVKKVTLEMLTLARELGTPSAVVLGGTGAAEALAGKLGEYGAEKIYAAEGDQIDDYLVAPKASAVADLVKRVQPAAVLLASSQEGKEIAARLAVKLDNGILTDVVALAADGTATQVAFAGSAIVKSKVTRGLPLVTVRPNSVNPTPAAATPAVEQLTVTVADTDKLAKVVERVAEQKGSRPELTEAGVVVSGGRGVGNADNFKLVEELADLLGGAVGASRAAVDSGFYPHQFQVGQTGKTVSPQLYVALGISGAIQHRAGMQTSKTIVAVNKDGEAPIFELADFGVVGDLFKIVPQAAEEIRKRK, from the coding sequence ATGTCTGAGGTTCTCGTCGTCGTCGAAGCCACCCGGGAATTCGGCGTCAAGAAGGTCACCCTGGAGATGCTCACCCTCGCCCGTGAGCTGGGCACCCCGTCGGCGGTGGTGCTCGGCGGCACCGGTGCCGCCGAAGCCCTCGCGGGCAAACTGGGTGAGTACGGCGCGGAGAAGATCTACGCGGCCGAGGGCGACCAGATCGACGACTACCTGGTGGCACCGAAAGCCAGCGCCGTCGCCGACCTGGTCAAGCGGGTGCAGCCGGCCGCCGTGCTGCTCGCCTCCTCCCAGGAGGGCAAGGAGATCGCCGCCCGGCTGGCGGTCAAGCTGGACAACGGCATCCTGACCGACGTGGTCGCCCTGGCCGCCGACGGCACCGCCACCCAGGTGGCCTTCGCCGGATCGGCCATCGTGAAGTCCAAGGTCACCCGCGGCCTGCCGCTGGTCACCGTCCGGCCGAACTCGGTCAACCCGACGCCGGCCGCGGCGACCCCGGCGGTCGAGCAGCTCACCGTCACCGTCGCGGACACCGACAAGCTGGCCAAGGTCGTCGAGCGGGTCGCCGAGCAGAAGGGCTCCCGTCCCGAGCTGACCGAGGCCGGTGTGGTCGTCTCCGGTGGCCGCGGCGTCGGCAACGCGGACAACTTCAAGCTGGTCGAGGAGCTGGCCGACCTGCTCGGCGGCGCCGTCGGCGCCTCCCGGGCCGCGGTCGACTCCGGCTTCTACCCGCACCAGTTCCAGGTTGGTCAGACGGGCAAGACCGTCTCCCCGCAGCTGTATGTCGCGTTGGGCATCTCCGGTGCGATCCAGCACCGGGCCGGCATGCAGACCTCGAAGACCATCGTCGCGGTCAACAAGGACGGCGAGGCCCCGATCTTCGAGCTGGCCGACTTCGGCGTGGTCGGCGACCTGTTCAAGATCGTCCCGCAGGCCGCCGAGGAGATCCGCAAGCGCAAGTGA